A region of the Phaseolus vulgaris cultivar G19833 chromosome 11, P. vulgaris v2.0, whole genome shotgun sequence genome:
CTTCAATTGTTCTACATCTGTTGGTGATTTTCATTTCAAACTTCTATACTTTCCATGTGCCATACGAGTATATGATGTAGCGTAGAAATGAAAGTATGACATACTACACCCAATTTTTCCGCCATTTTGGATCACAcattttttattgatgtttCTTGGGATGGTTgcaaacaataataataataagtaatgtcaataaaaaatgaaaatgcatttTATCACATTCTGTGCTATTCAAACTAAAACAGAGTGACTAATTAAGAAATCCGTATCTTTTATCAAACCAATGTTGTTATGCTTATACAGATGGGGCTGGCCATCATTTCTCACATGCTCAATCAATGGATCGAGAGTGATGAAGAAGACCTGTTACTTTGTACAATGAGCAGAGGAGGCAATATGGTGCACAATTCTGGAAAAGGGTGTATTACTCTTGTATTATGACATAAAGATTATTACCCTCTCTAACAGTTTATAGCTGTAGGCATGGCTCTTGTGGATTAGGCATTATCTAGGATGGCAAATATTGTAGTTtggtaataattatttatttcagtttGAAAGTTGAGCTAGGACCAGCTGATACTTGTATAATTCTATCTCACTAGTGATTAATGTGTGGTAGTGTATAAATTCTTGTATTTGATGTGTCAAATCGGTGTCCATTTTTCAAGTTTACACATcctcttttcttgtttgtttctAATTGACCTATGGTTCCTAATGTGTTTAATGACGTTTTCTAGGAGTATTTTAAGTAGGTCAAACTAGTCATCATATTTACATTAACGGCTTTAATTATCTATTTTCTCTTTCTAAAACTCTAAAGATCTCAATTGGTTGAATCCACTTGGACCCATTGAACATTGCCATCGTCATTATTGCATTGGATCTTGTTAATTTAACGTTTGATTTCATATTGAAGGGTTAgagttaataatattatttctttttatagtattgtcatttatttaagtaaagtatttttataaaattaatacatGCGTTGGCACGACTTGTTTGGTGGAGATAAAGTCGACCAATTAGATTGGTGAAATTTACTAAGCTTGATCCATCATATTTTGAGTATGGTGATGTTATTAATTCAATAAATCATAGATAGTTCTTCTACATAGAAGTGAAGGAAAGAAAGGTGGAAAACGATGGTCCTCTTGATGATTAAAGCAATATTAATGTTCGATCAATTTCATCCTGATATTCTCCCTCACATACATGATGTTATTGATGTCAAGCTTGGTCATTGTAGTTATTGATAGTTGCACTATTGAGAATCGGAAAATTCATGACTACTTGTCACAATGGACTTGTTTAAAGAAATTGGATAGTGACTAGATGAATAAGCTACATTGTTGAATGTTTAGACCAACTAAAAAGTTCATTATTTGAGATGAGATGAATAAGCTACATTCTTGAATGTCTAGATCAACTAAAAAGTTTATTATTTGAGATAAGATACCTAGCACGTTTATATGTATAGGACATGTGTAAGATTCACATTTTGTTAAGTATTTTCTAATGTATGTTTTAGTTACATTTATATTCTCAGCTACTTACCAATTAcattatattatgaaaattgGTGCATGTGAAATTGCATGATGGTTGTCTCATACCAATTGTGTGAATGCTAAGTTATGATCTTCATATTATGTTAATTGGATGGAAGTGTTTACACAAATGTTaagaattcattttattttgtatagGACTTTGTTCTTGCACACTCTTAGACTTTAGTATATTAATATATACTTAATTTCTTTattctaagttttttttaaacaaaatacatttcagaaaaatatatttttaaatataaaaatatcttcCAAAATGCTATATTTCAGATTctataatacaaaatatatattcctcataaaaaaatatattttagaataattttttaggaCAAGTTTATCATTTTATCACAGAGTGCAACTTTAGAATGATGGGGTAAAAAATGCAACACCCTACATAGACTGCTTCTTCCttcacctccataccttcttgtgccacccccataaatttttcttattccaaaaatacccttttcaatattctggattacataatccggaagtctttttctagattcagaattagcttttggattatgtaatccggaagtcttttgtgattagcttccggattatgtaatccagaagctttttttcatatgtgttattagcttccggattacataatccgaaagtcttttctaaatatgaaattgacttccggattatgtaatccggataaattctggattacataatccataggcttatCATTTCAAATCTAAGGGGgtgaaaaaaaaggataaaatggtattttcatatttagtatgagggtgacacaagaaggtatggaggtgtaggaagaaagagtccccTACATATAAGCCAAACCCCAAGACGTCATTGGACCCAAACACGTCCAAGAAGAAACTAATCACGTTAAAGAAGGGctgattctccctgcaccatatcaattcaaacctgcacccaacacactCACATGAAATGTCCATTTTGCccttaataattttaaacttttgcCTTCCGGATATTTATATCCGTAAGTCAAATTACAAAGTTCTGGATATACAAATCCAGAACTAATATGTGACTTTCGGATTTCACCATCCGGAAGCTTATTTGGATAGCATAAATGACCTTTCGGATATCAAGATCCGTAAGCAAATATAAATGAGTTCCAGATCTCAGTCCTCAACACCATTTACAGTACACCATTCTGGATACAAAAATCCGAAACTCATAACTCACTTCTGGATATGACCATCCAGAAGcttaaatgaaatatgaaaataaccTTCTGGATTTCAAAATCTGGAAGGTATAAAAATAACTTCTGAATATTGAAATCCGTAAGTAAATGTGTGAAAAAGGATAGAAtgggattttaaaatttttattggGTGCAAATCAaaattgattgggtgcaggaagcaattgcctaaaagaaaagaagaatggAGTTTTTTCCTTTTCGATTCTGCTGGATTTGAAATACTTTATTTACTTATTcacttttaaattaaaatattaatatattagcTACTAATAATTCATAGAAATTTTCCATATATAATTATCTATTTAATACAATCactttctatattttttaacaacaacaatattattatggttatttttatcaatatttttagtattattacaaataaatattttgatataattactgttataatacaaaattattatgaaacataaaaaattaaatttataaaaagtatataaaaaacagttacaaaatttattttaattttattaaactattatagtatacaataaaaatatttttaattttttatgatgactattaattataaatagattttttaaatcataaaaacTAAACAATTCTCATTAACCGTTATAGAATATTATATTATGATGAGCATAACATCATTATTATCATCTTAATggatttattataataaatattgatatatttctTGTAGTAcaataaaaaagataattttaatacaaattttttaattttattaattttaactcCGTTAATTGTTAAAGAGTAACTAAAGACGTATCTGATCTTTAATATTTATCATGTGTTTTTattgtaagaaaaaaataattaagtaaacTTGAAGGTTACCTTCTATCCTTTATTTTTtctcaataaatttaaaatattaaaagttataataattatatttaaggtTAATTGTATCTTAACATTAATTTTTACTTAATAAACAATAATCTGACAATTAATAAATACACATGTCTTTAATTCTATGAATTGAATTAAAACGAAAATATATCAATTACTTACTCGGTCTAACTATTTATCCTTATTTTTATTACAagtttaataatagtaataatagtttttaaaaaataataatgtttatgATAACTCCAAACACTGGTAACATTACCAGTTATTATCAAAAggtaatatattaaataaatttaaagaaataattaatatcattattgtgatttttttttacttaaaactgAGTAATTAATTTCTCCTAaagaaaaatcatttaacatGACCCCAGTTACTGATgaaatatcataaaattaaaGTACTTATTGATACTAATCATTGTATTAAAATGTGATGTTAAAGAAGCATTTAAAAGTTTTTATGAAGAGAGACTAATTAGGAAAATAGTTTATGATTCACAGAATTCCACTTATTTCGTTTGTATTGGACAAGTGTTGAAGTTTGGCTAATTTTTGTGAGCTCCAAAAAGAGCACTTGCAAAGCGCACTATGGCTGTTAATAGAGTACTTTGTTGAATTGAAGCAGAAGAAGATACTGTTCATGTTCTTCCAAGTCTCAGAAATTCCACTCACACAACCATCTGTTATTGAATTCTTCCAATCCATCACTGATCAATGGCTTCTGTGCAGATTCTGTGTTCATGCACTAGTACTAGTCAGGTTCAGTACCATGGTTCCAGTAGATATAGATATGGATACCCCAGTGAGAGATTGAATGAGAGAAGGTGTTCAGTGAGAGTTAAAGGTGGGAAGGGGATGGTTCTTCCAAATTTGGAGGAAGAGAAGAGGAAGCTGAGAGTGTTGGTGGCTGGTGGGGGCATTGGTGGCCTTGTTTTGGCTCTTGCTGCAAAGCACAAAGGGTATGAAGTGAAGGTGTTTGAGAAGGATTTGAGTGCTGTTAGAGGGGAAGGTAGGCACAGAGGTCCAATTCAGCTCTTGAGCAGTGCCCTTGCTGTGTTGGAAGCCATTGATCAGAGTGTTGCATGGCAGATAATGGAGGCTGGCTGTGTCACTGCCAATAGGACTAATGGCCTTGCTGATGGTCTCTCTGGAGAGTGGTATTTTCTTGTTATGTTTCATCATGTTCTTGTCTCTAATTGGTATTcttgttatttattatttatcatgttttttcatttttttaataataagttGTTACTTGATATCTCAGCTATCTTTATATCTCAGCTATCTTTAGCTAAGATATCAAGTTACATAATGATGCCTAacacatgaaaacttttatataaaaaaaaatggtatacACTATATAATACTTGACAAAACTTAGATACTGTTGTTTGTAGTTTCATCTTAGTAATGAATGTTATAAAGGTATGCATGTACTAAAAGATTACTCTGATTAGCTATGTGAAACTCCAATTCTAATAGGAGAATAATACCAAAAGCTCCTTAAGAACTCTAAGTTTTGTCCTATATCATATACTATTTAAATTGAGGAGTGCTAGAAATACACTCTCTAACACACTCCTTCTAGCACACCACCCTCTACTATTGGTTAAAATTTATTGGAAACTACAAAACCAGGACAGATACTGATTACATAAGAAGTAGAATCCACAAAATCTTGTGATTTCCAATAAGTTTTGGTCAAGAGTAAAACATTCAAAAGATTGTTAGTAGCATTTTTCATTCTAGTCAGTAAGTGTTTGAATGAGATTGAAAGAAACTACTGCACTGTAGTACATGAATTATGGGGACATGTTAGTTATTATGTTAACTGAGCCATCTGAAGGCTTGTAGTTGAAAAGTCTTTTGCAAGATCTTAGAtcattgcaattttattttctatatattgCTTATGACCATCTCAGAAGGTTTTAGGTGGTTTGGTATACAAATTCTGTGTTATTGTCACTCTCTttactttttcctttttccattTCAGGTTCGGTTTGTTTGATCTTTTGACTCCTGCTTCAAGAAAAAGGCTTCCTCTTACCCTAGTCATATGTAGAATGACACTGCAAGATATATTAGTCAATGCAGTGGGCTCAAACATACTTAGAAACAAAAGTAAAGTTGTGGATTTTATTCAGGAGCCAACCAAGGTTTGAGTTTCTCTGAACAACTAGTTTCTGATTGCTTAAGACTTATGTTATGTTggtgtttttctgatttttaacaatttttccACTCACATCAGGTTAGAGTGATCCTTGAAAATGGAGAGCAACATGATGGTGATATTTTAATAGGAGCAGATGGAATATGGTCAGAAGTAAAATATACCACCCTTCCCTTCCAGTTTTATTTTCATGTCAGTTCCTTATTTTCCTTGCTTTTTCCATTCAAtctattctgttttttttttcttaggttCGTTCGAAACTCTTTGGGCTGAAAGAAGCAAATTACTCAGGTTTCACATGCTATAGTGGATTAACAAGTTATGTGCCCCCATATATTGATACAATTGGGTAGGGACTTCATTCTCAAATAACATGTTAAGACAACGTGTGTTTCTGTTAGTTGGGCGGGGTTTGACATGTAGTTGTTTGGAAGGTGTTGTGTTATACGGTAGATTTAGTCTTTTGTATATGGGTGGATCACTCCTGAAGTGGttcatatgtatatattttctctcttactcataaaaaaaatgttagtaCAATGTTAATAAGCTATTCTACTGCTTAAAGTTTCTGATTTGGTGATTACTTGAAGGTATCGGGTGTTCTTGGGCATGAACCAGTACTTTGTTGCTTCAGATGTTGGCCATGGAAAGATGCAATGGTATGCTTTCCATGGGGAACCTCCTTTAAATGACTCTTTCCCAGAAGGTATGTTTACCCTATGTTGTGTGTATCAATAGCTATGGTAGttgaaaatttgaaacaaaTTCATCTGTCCAAGTTTCAGGAGGTAAGAAAAAGAGACTTTTGAATCTCTTTGGTAATTGGTGCAATGAAGTGATTGCACTGATATCAGAAACACCAGAGAATATGATTCTGCAGAGGGATATATATGACAGAGACATGATCAACACTTGGGGAATTGATAGAGTGACTTTGCTGGGTGATGCAGCTCATCCAATGCAACCAAATCTTGGTCAAGGGGGTTGCATGGCAATAGAGGTTGATCATCTGTAATATTGAACATCCAAAATGAAATGTATTTCCTTCAGAATACACAGTTCTTGCAGCATTAACATATATAGTGCTTCATGGATAAGCATTAAGTTATAACtaaattctttatttttgttcATTAATGTGTCTTATTTTCAGTTTCATTCCTCTATAAAACTGTAGCCATACCTAAGTAGCTAACCTTTTCAGGAATAAAACAAGGAATCAAAGGTATGAAATGTATAAAGGTTTATCCTCTTAATTTCCCTTCTTTTGTTGCAATGCATTTTCAGGATTGTTACCAATTGATACTTGAGCTTGACAAGATTGCTAGACATGATCCTGATGAGTCTGAAGTTATCTCAGCCCTTAGAAGGTATCAtatttgtcttttcttttgttttcatcTGAATTATGTCATTTGTTATTCTCTTAAACAGAAAATGGCTCTCCCTTTTGATACCACCTAAATGTGAAGAGCATCACATTCTCTTACAACTCCTAAATTTGTTGTTAAGTGAAACTGATATGCAGATAATTTGATTGAAGTTTTGTGACTTCATCTTTTGTTAGATATGAGAAGAAAAGAATTCCACGCGTAAGGGTGTTGCACACAGCTAGCAGAATGGCATCAAAAATGCTAGTCAACTATCAACCttatattgaatttaaattttggCCCCTATCAGTATGTCTTTTCTCCATCTTCATTTCTTCAGAATTCAATTGAGACAAGACTTAGATGCAGTTTCTTATGTTCTTTCAATGTTGTTCTCAAAGTTTCACCTAAATAGTTCATAGAAGAAACATTTACATGAAAGCTCATAGTGACTTTGGAGGCCATTGTCCCCACAAGACAATTTGTTTTACTCCAACATGGTTAATAATTTGCTTTTGCCCTCATAGAACAATTTTCTTAAATGAATGTAAAAAGATATATGTTGGAGATGACACATCGACTAGAGAAAAGAATATTTCactgtatataagtgagtgcaaatctcatcttataagctggttttatgaggttgagttaggcttaaagtttatttcttaataatGTAACAGAGGatcaatttgaaaataattttatcatttcaaCTTCTAATATTTACACTTTTTCTGACACAAAAAGTAATATTTCAAAACAGAAACATAGTCCTAAACAGAGACAAAAATTAAGACTAATGAGATTATGTATTTTGTAAAAGCttgaaatatttttcttctgTGAAAATATCATAgatcattttctttttctttctgaaAAAAATTTTGGATTCACCATTGAATAAGAGAGCAGCAGAAAAAGCATCTAAAGAATTGCATATAAGTTTTGTCCATTTCAATGTGTAGAATCTTCAATTCTGtcccaaaacaaaaaatttgtgACACTTGCCCTTTTGATCTTCAGAAGAATGTAACAAATATGCAGATAAAGCACCCTGGTATTCATGCAGCTCAAGCCCTTTTCAAGTTCACTTCTCCACAGTTTGTTACTTGGATGATGGAAGGACATGGGTATCTTTCACTACTGTTTTCATGTATCAATTTTGCAGATTTTTTTTCAACCCTCTTCTCTTTGTTGTTCATATTAAGGTTTGAATACTGATTTTGGTCTGTTTTTCAGGCTGTGGTGAACAGACACATGCAACATGTTGAAAACAAAAAGGGTCAACAATTTTAACATGATAATAACAGTTGAATCTTTTGTTATGCATATTTGAGAACACTGTATCATGCTATGTATTAAAGGTAAAAGGTGTAGTTATTGATTTACATAATGGTATAAATCTTTGAGAAATTAAAGCTACATTGATTTACATAAAGGTAGCAGTGATTGAATCTATGTTGTGATGTGATGTGTAGTGGGAATCACTTTGTATTATATAAAAGTGACATGGATTTTGTATAGTGTGTGGAATATTTTACACCAAAATATGGAATTGCTTTTGCTGGGACAAAGTGGGTGATGATGATGTCTAGCCACTATTCACAATTATAGTTTCACTTTTGATGTCAATTTTTCAGAAAAGTTATACTTTTATTACTAAAAAGTATAGATAAAAAACTATCGATGTTTATATAAGTAAAAACTGTATCATCATCTATAAACCCAGCTAGTGAAAAACACaaaatatcattcaaaatattaaatacataataaattgaagtaataaaataaatcataggTTAATCATTAACCATAGTTAAACAATATTGTAATCTTAAAATGTCCGAAGACTCATAACACATATTGCAATCGATATAGTTATAGCCACGGTCTAacaacattattaattattaattgttGTAATTCAGTTTTTGgtctgattttttttataagtatcTTGCACTGTATACTTGTTTTATTGTTGTTACGTGATTCTCGTTATTCTCTTTCAAAGTACGTAACATATTAGCTGGCTTAACTATGCTTTTAGTCATATCAACAAGGATGAATTGTTCATTTGCTTCTAATCTGTCGACATATAGATGATCAACTAATGTATCATACAAATCATGTTACAGGTTTACCTTAAGTACCCAACATTCACCTTTTCCAACAGGTTTAACTAACAATTTAAAGAGACAATGACATTTTCCAGTACATGTTACATAACCTCTAAATGATTCTTGTACTTTTTATACCTTCCTCCTTTCACAACCTAACAACACATATGTCTTTCTCCCCTGTTTTCAATTTGTTGTATCATACCTAGTAATGACAACAACAAAACAAAGTGCATTATCAACCATACAAACCCATTCAAGTAAGTCTTATCGCGAAGAAAACGCTTacacaaattatttttacaacATAATTAGTACATCActtcttaaaattataatatattatacacgaatgaaattaaatgtttttcaccACATCCGTTGTAAAATGGCTAACATAGTCCTCTTTAACCTATTTATGTTAAACCACAAAACTCACGGTCTTCCATACCGGATATCATATCTACTTCatcggattttttttttttggtaaacAATTCATCCATAGTTCAACAATCATTAATAAAACgtaaattatcattttattataatgtcAATAATGTCATTAAAATCTAAAGAATTATGCCATTAAAAAAATGGACTGTACTATTAGTCTCATGGATTAGATTATCTATAAGgtaatttttgataaaaaaagtattCTGGATGGGATAATTCATAAGGTAATTTTCTATAAAACAAAAACCTTACGGATGGAATAATCCATAACAGTTTGGATAATTCGAAAGTCATACCATTCACATCAACTTCCTCACTAGATCCAAAGTACTACTCAAAATTACATTCACCAGATCCAAAGTACTACACAatattacataatccataagtaTATTATACAAACAAGTGCCTATGTATTCGGTAATTTAAAACTTCTATcagaattcaaaataaataaatgcatTACTCATTACATAATTCAGTATTCGGTATGTTAATCCAAATTCGAGTAGAAGTTCCAAATTAGTGACAATTGTTATATAATACGATTATGtattatgtaataaaaaaatgtaccGAACTATCCAAACCATAATACACATCTTAATCGCTTATGAACAAAACACAAAAACTCACCTGAAAAATCCATGAAAAATCACCACAACAAATCACCAATCACAATTACCATCACAATCCATCACGCCCACCGCCAACATAAACATCAACACCACAAATACTCACACTCTCTTCACTCAGCAAACAACAACTGCCACAACACCTCCACGTCAATGTGAATGTTTTTAACTTTTTCTGAAGGGTAATAATGGAACTTTTGAAATTTATGGGGTGACAGAAGAAAacatggggtgcaggaagaagcaacCTAGTTTTGGGTCGTTTGAGGAAGAGCCCAATAGTCCAAAAGCCTTGTTTTGGGATCCGAAGCCCTGTTGTTTAGGGTTGAATGTGGCATTGCGGCGCCTTGAGAGGTTATATATAGTGAAGAGTATTCGCAAAAACCCTAATTCACCATTTCTTCTCTATCTCTCTATCGTTGTAGAGCTGCTGGTATGTAAAAACAACCATTTTCTTTTATCTATTCGTTCACAATGGATCTTGCAGCtactttttcctttttattgttTCGTTTTCATTGATTAGTGCTTATGTTTTGAGTTAATTCAACAGTTCAATTTGCAAACGATGTCGCATCGGAAGTTCGAGCACCCTAGGCACGGTTCCCTCGGCTTTCTCCCAAGGAAGCGAGCTTCTCGTCATCGTGGAAAGGGTGATTTACTGAATATTTTTTGTTACTTTCGTTTACTGTGAGATTTAATCGATGTAGCAAAGGAATTTTCAGATCTGAATTAACTAGTAGTGTTTGAAACTAATATTTTGGCGGTAAAAGAGTTTTTTGGTTTTTGTGCTCGTATAAACAGTTTATTGTCATTTCCTTGTGATGATTGAACAAAATTGCTTCCGTAAAAAAGCGATCAATCAAGGCTGGAGTCTCAGAAACGGCTCTTCTTACCAAATTCCTTTCAAAGGTTTTGGGATGGAAAACTAATGAGCTCGAGAATTGGCATGCATTTTGCCATAGGCCTTTGGTTTGGAAGCATTTCTTCATCGCTATGGGAATTTGATGATACTCTGATTTATGTATGGCACGTGTAGATTGAACCGTTTTTTCTATTTAACTTGTTTAATTTGGTAGGAGAGTGAGGTATTTTTCACATGCTATTGATGTTTTTGAACGTTTGGTTTAATATTTACAATGTTGAATTTTGAAGGAAATGATTTTGggcaaaattgattttgaaatcgtgatttgtttttgaattattttattctataagAAAATagatagtaataaaaaatgtgaaattaTTTTCATACAATTCAAACgataagattttattttacGTGTTGTAGAATCGATGTGAATTTAACATGTGAACAATTACCCGAAATGATATCTCCAATGTGAATTTAACATATTGTGAACAGATACCTTAAATCCAGAGAGTACAATAAAAATTCACGTTATTTTAGGATTGCAACTAGTTTCGATTTTATTCCTTTTGGGAGAATATATTTTCAATTCATAT
Encoded here:
- the LOC137839330 gene encoding zeaxanthin epoxidase, chloroplastic-like isoform X9 encodes the protein MASVQILCSCTSTSQVQYHGSSRYRYGYPSERLNERRCSVRVKGGKGMVLPNLEEEKRKLRVLVAGGGIGGLVLALAAKHKGYEVKVFEKDLSAVRGEGRHRGPIQLLSSALAVLEAIDQSVAWQIMEAGCVTANRTNGLADGLSGEWFGLFDLLTPASRKRLPLTLVICRMTLQDILVNAVGSNILRNKSKVVDFIQEPTKVRVILENGEQHDGDILIGADGIWSEVRSKLFGLKEANYSGFTCYSGLTSYVPPYIDTIGYRVFLGMNQYFVASDVGHGKMQWYAFHGEPPLNDSFPEGKKKRLLNLFGNWCNEVIALISETPENMILQRDIYDRDMINTWGIDRVTLLGDAAHPMQPNLGQGGCMAIEDCYQLILELDKIARHDPDESEVISALRRYEKKRIPRVRVLHTASRMASKMLVNYQPYIEFKFWPLSIKHPGIHAAQALFKFTSPQFVTWMMEGHGLW
- the LOC137839330 gene encoding zeaxanthin epoxidase, chloroplastic-like isoform X1, which codes for MASVQILCSCTSTSQVQYHGSSRYRYGYPSERLNERRCSVRVKGGKGMVLPNLEEEKRKLRVLVAGGGIGGLVLALAAKHKGYEVKVFEKDLSAVRGEGRHRGPIQLLSSALAVLEAIDQSVAWQIMEAGCVTANRTNGLADGLSGEWFGLFDLLTPASRKRLPLTLVICRMTLQDILVNAVGSNILRNKSKVVDFIQEPTKVRVILENGEQHDGDILIGADGIWSEVRSKLFGLKEANYSGFTCYSGLTSYVPPYIDTIGYRVFLGMNQYFVASDVGHGKMQWYAFHGEPPLNDSFPEVSGGKKKRLLNLFGNWCNEVIALISETPENMILQRDIYDRDMINTWGIDRVTLLGDAAHPMQPNLGQGGCMAIEDCYQLILELDKIARHDPDESEVISALRRYEKKRIPRVRVLHTASRMASKMLVNYQPYIEFKFWPLSKNVTNMQIKHPGIHAAQALFKFTSPQFVTWMMEGHGLW